Genomic DNA from Pseudomonas sp. CCC3.1:
CACCCGGGCCACCAGAAAAGAGAATCCGCTCAATGCCAGCCGCGCAGACCCCGTTGTTCACCGCCCTATTGATCGATGGTGAATTAGTCGCCGGCCAAGGCGTTGTCGAACCCATCGTCAACCCCGCGACCGGTGAAGTGCTGGCTCATATCGCCGAAGCCAGCGCCGAGCAGACCGAGGCTGCGATCCTCGCCGCGCATCGGGCGTTTTCCAGTTGGGCGCGTACTACGCCGCAACAACGCTCGAACCTGTTGCTGGAAATCGCCAGCACGATTGAAAAAAACGCCGATTATCTGGCCCGTCTCGAATCGCTGAACTGCGGCAAGCCTTTGCACTTGGCCCGCAAGGACGATTTGAGCGCAACCGTGGATGTGTTCCGCTTTTTTGCGGGCGCCGTGCGCTGCCAGACCGGCCAGCTCAGCGGGGAATACATGCCCGGATACACCAGCATGGTGCGTCGCGATCCGATTGGCGTGGTGGCTTCGATTGCTCCGTGGAACTACCCGATCATGATGGCCGCCTGGAAAATCGCTCCCGCGCTGGCGGCTGGCAACACCTTGGTGTTCAAGCCTTCCGAGCACACGCCGCTGTCAATCCTGGCGCTGGCGCCCGCACTGGCTGAAATCCTGCCGCGCGGGGTGATTAACATCATTTGTGGCGGCGGTGAAAACGTTGGCAGCAATTTGGTCAGCCACCCCAAAGTGCGCATGGTTTCACTGACCGGCGACATCGTCACCGGGCAGAAAATCCTCTCGACTGCGGCCAAAACCCTCAAGCGTACCCACCTCGAACTCGGCGGCAAGGCGCCGGTGATCGTCTGCAACGACGCCGACATTGAGGCAGTGGTTGAAGGCGTGCGCGCCTATGGCTATTACAACGCGGGCCAGGATTGCACCTCGGCCTGCCGGGTTTATGCGCAGTCCGGTATTTATGAACGATTGGTGGCCGAGCTGGGGGCTGCCGTCGGCAGTATTCGGTTTGCGGGCAAACGCGATGCCGACAACGAAATTGGCCCCCTGATCAGCACGCGCCAGCGTGACCGTGTGTCCAGTTTCGTCGAGCGTGCGCTCGGCCAACCCCACATCGAATGCGTCACTGGGGCCGCCGCGCATCCGGGAGCAGGCTTCTACTACCAGCCGACGCTGCTGGCGGGCTGCAAACCCAATGATGAAATCGTTCAGCGTGAAGTCTTTGGGCCCGTCGTCACCGTGACCCGTTTCGACGAGCTCGCACAGGCGGTGGACTGGGCCAACGACTCCGAATACGGCCTGGCCTCTTCGGTCTGGACCCAGAACCTGGACAAAGCCATGCAAGTGGCAGCGCGCTTGCAGTACGGCTGCACCTGGATCAACAGCCACTTCATGCTGGTCAGCGAAATGCCCCACGGCGGCCTTAAACGCTCGGGCTACGGCAAAGACCTATCCAGCGATTCGTTGCAGGACTACAGCGTGGTGCGCCACATCATGGCCCGGCATGGCCAGCATTTGTAATCGGTACCATAGCCGTAGCAGTTGCCGAGCTCCGCGAGGCTACGTCCGATTGCGAAGCGATCGTAAATCCTGAGAACCCTATCTAACTGAAAAATCTCGAGAGCCTATTTACGAAGGCTACGCCGCCGGACGTAGCCTCGCGGAGCTCGGCAACTGCTACGGGTGCTGTCGAGCCCCGCGTCAACAAATCCCCCACGCTTTTTTTGCAGCATTCGATTTAATCGAATGCTCCCTTGAGTTTTAAGTATTTGTTGATCCGCTACCCGTAACTTAGTGTTTCGACCCATACCGCCACGCGGCATCCTCAACAATAAAAACGAAAAACAACCGCTCCCGCGGTTCTCTGACTCGTCTGCCATAACGACAACATTGCAAGAGCGCCACAGAGCGAGAGGAACTTCCCCATGCAATTCCAGTTTCTACTACCCACCAAAATCGTCATGGAGCCTGGCCTGCGCCAGCGTACCGGCGAGCATATAGTCGGTCTCGGCTTGCGCCATGTGCTGCTGGTCACCGATCCGGGTGTCAAGAACGCCGGTTTGCTCGACAGCATCTATACCAGCCTGGAACAGGCCGGTGTTCGCTTTGACGAGATCGCCGACGTTAAGCCCAACCCGCGCAGCGAAGACGTCAACCGCGCCGCCGAACAGTATCGCGGCAAAGGTATCGACGGCGTGCTGGCGGTGGGGGGTGGCAGCGCGATGGATGCGGCCAAGGCGATCAGCGTGCTGCTGACCCATGACGGCAAGGTTGAAGACTACGAAGGCGCTTTTACCCTTAAAGGCCCGGTGCTGCCGATTGTGGCGATCCCGACCACAGCAGGCACCGGCAGCGAGGTGACGTTCTTTTCGGTGATCACCGACACCCGCCGTCAATTCAAGATGAGCCTGCTCGACTACCGCATCGGCCCGGTCCTGGCGTTGCTCGACTCGGACATCACCGCGACGTTGCCGCCGCACATCGCCGCCGCGACCGGGATGGACGCCCTGACGCACGCCATCGAAGCCTACACCGGCAAGCCCGCCAACCCGATCAGCGACGGTTTGGCCCTGCATGCCATCCGCTTGATCGCGCACAACCTCAAGCCCGCCGTACAAGACCCGCAAAACAGTGACGCCCGCGAGCAGATGCTGATTGCCAGCCTGATTGCCGGCATGGCCTTCGGCAATGCCGACATCGCCAGCGTGCACTGTATTTCCGAAGCCATTGGCGGCATGTACGACACCCCGCATGGGGTCGGCAACGCGATCTTCCTGCCGTTCGTCTTCAGCCATAACCGCGACGCAGACCTGCGCCGCCACGCCGATGTCGCTTACGCCCTGGGCATCGACCCACACCTGAGCGCCGCCGACGCAGCCCAAGCCGCCGTGGAACAGTTGTTCCGCATGAACCGCGAGTTGGGGATCCCGCGTTTCGCTGACGTGGCCGGGGTTCGCGAAGAAGACTTCCTGACCATCGCGCAGAAGTCCAAGAGCAATATTTCCGATGCGAGCAACACCAAAGACATGACCGTCGAGAGCTACCTCGATGTGATCCGTGCCGCCTACCACTACTCAGCTTGAGGGCATCGTCATGAGCGCATCGATCTCTACTCCGCACCTGCGTCGTACCCTCGGGCCGGTTTCCGTGCTGCTGTTCGGTCTGGCGTTTATTGCCCCGCTGATCGTGTTCGGCACCTATGGTGTGATTGCCCAGGCCAGCCAGAACACCGTGGCATTGTCGTATGTCGTGGCGTCCATCGGCGTGATCTTCACGGCTTTGAGCTACGGGCGACTGGTTCGGGTTTTCCCCGCTGCCGGTTCGGCCTACACCTACACCCGCAAAATGCTTAACCCCAACATTGGCTTCATGGTCGGTTGGGCGGCGCTGCTCGATTACTTCTTTATCCCGATGCTGATCTGGCTGCTGGGGGCGAGCTACCTGAGCCTGGCGTTTCCTGATGTGCCGCAGTGGTGCTGGATCACCGGCTTTATCGTGTCCACGTCCTTGCTCAACATTCTCGGGATTCAGGTTGCCAACCGTTTCAACATCATTCTGATGCTGATCCAGTTGACGATCATTACGGTGTTCATCGCCTTGTGCTGGCACTACGTTACTGCGATCAACGGCCCAGGCGGTTTGCTGTCTGTTAAACCGTTCTTCAATGCTGACGTGCCGTTCTCGGCCACCATGGCCGGTGCTGCCATCGCTGCTTATTCGTTCCTTGGCTTCGATGCCCTGTCGACCTTGAGTGAAGAAACCGTCGAGCCTGAGCGCACCATTCCACGGGCCATTTTGCTGGTGGCATTGATCGGCGGCAGCCTGTACATCGGCTCGTCCTACTTCATGTACCTGGCGCACCCGATTGGCGTGTTCGAGAACATCGACGGCGCCGCGTTCGAAATCGCCAAGACCATCGGTGGCGACCTGTTCTTCGGCGTGGTGCTGACCGGCATCATCATTGCTCACTTCGCTGCCGGTCTGTCGTTCCAGGCCAGTGTCGGTCGCCTGCTGTATGCCTTGGGCCGTGATAACCAACTGCCGCAGAAGCTGTTTGGCGTGCTCAACCCACGCTACAAAACCCCGGTGTTCAACATCGTGCTGTCCGGTGCTTTTGGCTTCGTCGGGTTTGGCTTGACCATCGCCACTGCGACCTCGCTGGTTAATTTCGGCGCCTTCCTGGCCTTTACGGCCGTCAACCTGTGCGCGCTGAAACTGACCTTCGATCGCACGCTCGGCGATAAAGCCGGTGTGCTGCGCGGCGTGCTATTCCCGCTGGCGGGTGCCTTCACCTCCGGCTGGATGCTGATCAGCCTCGACTCGGACGCGCTGATTCTCGGTTGCTGCTGGGTGTTGCTGGGGCTGGTGTACCTGGCCTTCCGTACCCGGCTGTTCAGCACCGCAGTGCCTGAAGCCGCACTCTGACCTCAACGTCCAATCCCCTGTAACACCCCCCGTGCGCATTGATTGATGCGCATGCGGGGCCGTTGCGACTTTTTTCAGGGCGGCGGCCAACCCCGCCCACAGGAGAACCCATGCAAACGTGCCTGCTGATCAATGGTCAACTCATCGCCGGTGAAGGCGAAACGCTGTCGGTGCTCAATCCGTCTCTGGGCGCCACGTTGGTAGACATTCCCGAGGCCAGCCTGGCTCAAGTCGATGCTGCTGTTTGCGCGGCAGATGCAGCGTTCGAAGCCTGGTCGCAGACCACGCCCAAGGACCGCTCGCAGCTATTGCTGAAACTGGCCGACGCCATCGACGCCCATGCCCCGGAGCTGGCGCGTATTGAATCCGACAACTGCGGCAAACCCTACACCGCTGCACTGAACGACGAGCTGCCGGGGGTTGCCGACGTTTTCCGCTTTTTCGCTGGGGCCAGCCGTTGCCTGCAAGGCAGTGCTGCGGGTGAATACCTGGCGGGCCATACCTCGATGATCCGCCGCGACCCGGTCGGTGTCGTCGCGTCCATTGCCCCTTGGAACTACCCGCTGATGATGGCCGCCTGGAAACTCGCTCCGGCGCTGGCAGCCGGCAATACCGTGGTCATCAAGCCGTCTGAACAAACGCCGTTGAGTACGTTGAAACTGGCGCAATTGATGGCGGAAATCTTCCCGGCGGGTGTCGTTAACGTGGTCTTCGGGCGCGGCCCGAATGTCGGCAAGCCCCTGACCAGCCACCCCAAAGTCCGCATGGTGTCGCTGACTGGCTCTATCGCCACCGGCAGCCAGATTATCGCGGGCACCGCCGACAGCGTGAAACGCATGCACATGGAGCTGGGCGGCAAAGCGCCGGTGATCGTGTTCGATGATGCCGATATCGACGCTGCTGTCGAAGGCGTGCGCACCTTTGGCTTCTACAACGCGGGTCAGGATTGCACTGCCGCTTGCCGTCTCTATGTGCAGAAAGGCATCTACCCCGAGTTTGTGAGAAAGCTCGCGCAAGCAGTGTCGAGCATTCGTTACGGCCTGCAGGACGACCCAGAAACCGAACTAGGTCCGTTGATTACCTTGCAGCATCTGGAGCGGGTTGAAGGCTTTGTGCAGCGCGCCCGCGAACAGTCACACATCGAAGTCGTGACCGGTGGCCAGCGGGTTGCGGGGCCGGGTTTCTTCTTTGAACCGACCGTGCTTGCGGGTGCGCGTCAAGACGACGAAGTGGTGCGCCGCGAAATATTTGGCCCGGTGGTCACCGTCACCGAGTTCGACGACGAAGCTCAGGCGCTGTCGTGGGCCAACGACTCCGACTACGGTCTGGCGTCTTCGGTCTGGACCCATGATGTCGGGCGCGCCCATCGCCTGGCTGCGCGCCTGCAATACGGCTGCACCTGGGTTAACACGCACTTCATGCTGGTCAGCGAAATGCCCCATGGCGGCGCCAAGCTGTCGGGGTATGGCAAAGACATGTCGATGTACGGGCTTGAGGACTACACCACGGTTCGGCATGTGATGTTCAAGCACTGATAGCGCTTAAATAAAACCGGTAGGAGCGAGCTTGCCTCGCGATCTTTTGACTGTTTAAAAGATCGCGAGGCAAGCTCGCTCCTACACTGCGTTTAGCGTCTGGCAATGTCCGAAAAGTAGAACTTGTCCAGCGTGTGCCGAGATTCGGTGTACTCAAACTGCCGACCGTCCTGCAAAAACGTCTGGTTGCTCACCACAATCACATGGCTTTGCCCATCCAGATCCAGATGCAATTGATCGTCCTTGCTGCGCGGCACCGCTTCGATGGTGCGTTGCGCGTAGCTGATCTGCAGGTTCAGGGTTTGCTCGATATGCGCATAAATCGAGTGCTGGGCAATCTCTTGATCCAGGCCCGGAATCAGCTCGCTGACGAAGCAGTTGATGTCTAAAATCACCCGCTTTCCGTCAATCCGCCGTACCCGTTTGATGCGGGTAATCAGGCTACCCGCTTGGGCGTCGATCTTTTCGCACAGCGCGCCTTCCAGCGCAAAGTGAGTGAACTCGACTACGTCGGTGCTCACGTCACTGCCCAGGCTTGGGTAGGTTTCCTGAAAACTGACGATGCCGCCCAACTGAAACTCAATCGGGCTGGATGACAATACAAAAGTGCCTTTGCCATGGATTTTCTGCGCAAAGCCGCGTTCCTGAAGCTGCTCAATCGCCTTGCGCACCGTGCCGCGGCTGGCCTCGTAGCGGGTCATTAACTCGGTTTCAGACGGCAAGCGCGCCCCGCGCGCCAGACGCTCAGTGGTGATGCTCGCAAGCAGATCGGTGTAGATCTGGCTGTATTTAGTCATGACGATGGGTCTTTGCCGTTGGGTGTTCAGGGCCCGAACCTTAAGGGCAGGGGGTAGGCAGCGCAAGCCCCGGCGTAAAGCCGGTGCATCAGGATTTTTCACGCGTGCTTTCTGGAGGCAGCTGATTGCTTTAATCACCTGTCACTGCACAGTAAAGCAGAGGCTCTAAAAATAATTGATGACTCGTCTATACCAGTTGTTGCTTTAACTCGTACAGACGAGTATTTTTCGCTTCGGCGTGCTGCCAAAACGACGCTCCATAATAAAAATTTCGCGCGGAAGACAACGCATGAGCCACGATTATTCGAAGATTGCCAGCGAGTTACTGCACAGCCTCGGTGGCGCCGACAACCTGGAACAGGCCGCGCATTGCGTCACGCGTCTGCGTCTGTCGCTCAAAGACCCCAGCCTGGTAGACAGCGCGACCCTCAATCAGATTGACCTGGTCAAAGGTTCCTTCTTTACCGGTGGCCTGTACCAAGTGGTGATCGGACCAGGCGAAGTCGAGAAGGTTTACGCCGCCTTGCGTGAACAAACCGGTCTCGCCGCCGCCACCATTGCTGACGTCAAGCAAAAGGGCGCCGACAAGGCCAACGCCCTGCAGCGTCTGGTGCGGGTGTTCTCCGATGTGTTCATGCCCATTCTGCCCGCGCTGATCATTGCCGGCCTGCTGATGGGGGTTAACAACCTGCTCGGCGCCAAGGGCATGTTCATCGCCGACAAAACCCTGCTCGATGCTTACCCGTCACTGGACGGCGTGTGGAGCCTGATCAACCTGATGGCCAACACCTCGTTTGTGTTCTTGCCCGCGCTGGTGGGCTGGTCGGCGGCCAAGCGTTTTGGCGGCAGCGAGATTCTCGGCATCGTGCTGGGCCTGATGCTGGTTCACCCGGATCTGCTCAATGCCTGGAACTACGGCAAGGCGGTGGCCGGGCTCGATGGTCAAAGCCTGCCGTACTTCAATATCCTGGGGCTGTTCCAGATTGAGAAGGTTGGCTACCAAGGGCAAATCTTGCCGATTCTGATGGCGGCCTACGTCATGAGCGTGATCGAGAAGTGGCTGCGCGCACGCGTACCGAATGCCATTCAATTGCTGGTGGTGCCCATCACCACCATCGTCATTACCGGGGTGCTGGCGCTGGCCATCATTGGCCCGGTGACTCGCCACCTGGGCATTTTGATCACCGAAGGCGTGGTCATGCTGTTTGACCTGGCGCCGGTACTCGGCGGGATGATTTTTGGCCTGCTGTACGCACCGCTGGTGATCACCGGGATGCACCACATGTTCCTTGCCGTTGACTTGCAACTGATCTCGACGCACGGCGGTACGTTTATCTGGCCCATGATTGTCATGTCCAATATTGCCCAGGGCAGCGCGGCGCTTGGCGTGTTCTACATGAGCCGCAACGTGCGCGAACGCAGCATGGCGTCGACCTCGGCGGTGTCCGCGTATTTCGGCATCACTGAACCCGCGATGTTCGGGATCAACCTGCGCTACAAATTCCCGTTCTACGCCGCTTTGATCGGCTCGGCGCTGGGCAGCATTTTTCTGTCGCTGAACAAGGTCCAGGCCTCGGCCATCGGGGTCGGCGGCTTGCCGGGTTTTATCTCGATTATTCCGCAGTACATCCCGATGTTCGTGATCGGCATGCTGGTTGCGCTGGTCGTGCCCTTTGTCCTGACGTGCGCGCTGAGCCTGAAAATCATCCGCCCCGGCTATCGCGTCGCCTGACCCTCGTTCTGTAGTCGCTGCCGAAGGCTGCGATGGGCTGCGAAGCGGCCCCTTTAACAAAGATTATGCAAGGAGCCCCCATGCAAGACTGGCAGCGTTCGGTGATCTATCAGATCTACCCAAAAAGTTTTTACAGCCACGCAGGCAACGCCACGGGTGATTTGCTGGGCGTGGTCGACAAGCTCGATTACCTGCAATGGCTGGGCGTTGATTACCTGTGGCTGACGCCGTTTCTGCGCTCGCCGCAGCGCGACAATGGCTATGACATCAGCGATTACTACGCCATCGATCCGAGCTACGGCCGCATGGCCGACTGCGAATTGTTGATCAGCGAAGCCAACGCGCGCGGGATCAAGCTGATGCTCGACATCGTGGTCAATCACACCTCCATTGAACACGAATGGTTCCAGCAAGCGCGCAGCAGCCTCGACAACCCGTATCGCGACTTTTATATCTGGCGCGATCAGCCGAACAACTGGGAGTCCAAGTTTGGCGGTTCGGCTTGGGAATACGAGGCGCAAACCGGCCAGTACTACTTGCACCTGTTTGACCACACCCAAGCCGACTTGAATTGGGACAACCCCAAGGTCCGCGCCGAAGTCTACAAACTGATGGGCTTTTGGCGTGACAAGGGTGTGGGCGGTTTCCGTCTGGACGTGATCAACCTGATCTCCAAACCCGCACACTTCCCGGAAGACAACACCGATGGTCGGCGTTTCTACACCGACGGCCCTAACGTGCACGAGTACCTGCAAGAGATGCACCGCGAAGTCTTCGCTGGGCACGATCTAGTCAGCGTGGGTGAAATGTCATCCACCCGCCTTGAGCACTGCATTCGCTACTCGCGTCCCGAGAGCCAAGAACTGTCCATGACTTTCAACTTCCATCACCTGAAAGTTGATTACCCGAACATGCAGAAGTGGGTGCGCGCCGACTTCGACTTCCTGGAACTCAAGCGCATCCTCTCGGACTGGCAAGTGGGCATGCAGGCTGGCGGCGGCTGGAACGCCTTGTTCTGGTGCAACCATGACCAGCCACGCGCCGTGTCGCGGTTTGGCGATGACGGTGAGTTTCACGTGGTCTCGGCCAAGATGCTCGCCACGGCATTGCATTGCCTGCAAGGCACGCCGTATGTGTACCAGGGCGAAGAAATCGGCATGACCAACCCCGGTTTCGATCGCATCGAGCAGTACCGCGACGTCGAAACCTTGAACATCTATCGCCTCAAGCGCGAAGCCGGTGTATCGCATGACGATTGCATGGCCGCGATCATGCAGAAATCGCGGGACAACAGCCGCACACCGATGCAATGGGATCACCAGCCGAACGCGGGCTTCAGCACCGCTGAACCGTGGATTGGCATCCCGCAAAATGCTGAAGTCATCAACGTCGAAGACCAGCGCAACGACCCAAACTCCGTGCTGCATCACTACCGCCAACTGATTGCCTTGCGCCGTAATGAGCCGTTGTTGAGTGACGGCGAGTACCGCCAGTTGTTGACCGAACATTCGCAGGTGTGGGCGTATGTGCGTGAAGGCGCGGGTGAGCGTTTGCTGGTGATCAACAACTTCTATGGCGCGCCGTGCGAGATCGAACTGCCGCAAGACGTGATCACCGAAGGCATGACGCAGCGGCTATTGATCAGCAACTACAACGACTGCCCGCAGCGCACTCGGCGCATCACCTTGCGTCCTTACGAGTCGTTCGCGCTGCACCTGACAACGCAATAACCCTGTAGGAGCGAGCTTGCCTCGCGATCTTTTAAAAGATCGCGAGGCAAGCTCGCTCCTACAGAGGCTTTATCGGTTTCATCACAATAAAAATAAAAAGGTCGCTCATGAACACAACACTCAACCGCAGTCTTTTCACCGCATGCGTGTGCCTGTTGGCACCGCTTTCAGCCAACGCTCTGGAGTTTGCGGGTTACCTGCGCAGCGGCATCGGCAACTCGCTCGAAGGCGGCAAGCAATCGTGCTTCAAACTGCCTGGTGCCGAGTCCAAATATCGCTTGGGCAACGAATGCGAACAGTATGCAGAGCTGGAACTGCGCCAGGACGTCTACAACTTTGATGATGGCTCGGTGCTCAGCGTCGACGGCATGGCCTCGCTGTACAACCAATACAACCGCCAGCTGACCTTTCAGGGCGACAACGGCTCGGCACGTTTGCCGCAGTTGTACGCGCAATGGTCCAACCTGCCGAGCCTCAATGGCGGTTCGGTGTGGGCCGGGCGGCGTTACTACAAACGTAACGATATTCACATTTCCGACTTCTACTACTGGAACCAGAGCGCTACGGGTGCCGGTATCGAAGACGTGTTGATCGGTGGTTTGAAATACAGCTACGCCTTGTCGCGCAAGGACAGCCTGTATCAAGAAGACTACGTCACGCGTCACGATTTCAACGTCGCGGGGTTCAACACCAACCCTGGCGGTCAGCTAGAGTTCGGCCTCAGTTACCTCGAAAAACCGCAGCGCACCGATGCCCACAGCGGCTGGGCGATCACGGCGCAGCACGTGCAAAGCGATTTTTTGGGCGGTAAAAACAAGCTCGCCCTGCAGTACGGCGAAGGTTCCGGCACGGGGCTGGGCTACACCGGCAATACCCAACTGGATAACAGCAGCAAGCGTTATCGGGTGGTCGAGTTCTTTGACTGGCAAGTGACGCCACGTTTTGGTGGGCAGATCGAAGCCGTGTATCAAAAGGACTTCCGCCCGGACGGTGGCAACCAAGAGTGGCTGTCGCTGGGCGTGCGACCGACCTATGCGATTACCGAGCAGTTCAAGCTGGTGACCGAGTTGGGTCATGATCAGGTCAAGGCCGCCGATGGCACGCGCAAGTTGAGCAAATTTACCTTCGCACCGACGTGGTCCCCCAACGGCCCAAGCTTTTGGGCGCGCCCCGAGGTTCGTTTGTACTACACCTACGCCAGCTGGAACGCGGCGGCGCAACGTGCAGCCAATGAGTTCGACGCAGGTTCGGCACTGTCTGACAGCGGCGCCTTTGGCTCGGCGCGGCATGGTTCGAACGCTGGCGTGCAAATCGAGTACTGGTGGAAATAAGCGACGCTGTCGGGGCTCGCGCTCCATCGGCATTTAACCGAATCAACCGCAGGTGAAGTCACATGGTCACATCCCCACAACTGGAACTGCTGGCGCCGCTGTCGGGTGTTCTGATGCCACTGGATCACGTTCCTGATCCGGTGTTCTCCAGCCGCTTGATGGGCGATGGCCTGTGTATCGACCCTACGTCGCAGGTGCTGTGCGCGCCGCTGGCCGGGGTGATCAGCAACCTGCAACACACCGGCCATGCTGTCAGCATCACCCACGCCACTGGTGTGCAAGTGTTGCTGCACATTGGCCTGGACACCGTGAACCTCGGCGGCCAGGGTTTCACCGCTCTGGTTAAAGAGGGGCAGCAGGTTGCGGCCGGGCAAGCGTTGATCGAGTTTGATGCCGATTACATCGCCCAGCATGCTCGTAGCTTGCTGACGTTGATGTTGGTGGTGAGCGGCGAAAGCTTTAGCCCAGAAACGGGCAGCAGCGGTGTGGTCGAATGCGGCCAGCCAGTATTGCGCCTGGGCGCCACCGAGCCGCAGGCCGCGCCACTGGAGGTTGTCAGTCAGGGAGAGGCATTGTTCTCGGCGGCCATTGCGCTGCCCAATCCCAACGGTTTGCATGCGCGTCCGGCAGCGGTTTTCGCGCAGGCAGCCAAGGCGTTTACCGCCACCATCGGGTTGCACAAACACGAACAAAGCATCAACGCCAAGTCGCTGGTCGCCATCATGACCCTGCAAACCACTCACGGGGATGTGGTGCGCGTCAGTGCGACAGGTGCCGATGCCGAGCAGGCCATTAGCGTGTTGTCAGACTTGTTGCTGGCGGGCTGCGGCGAGGCGGTGACGCCTGTTGCGCTGGCCAGAGTGGAGCCCGAGCCGGTGGCGGCCCTTGAATCGCCCGCAGAGGATGACAGGTTGCTGCGCGGCATTTGTGCGTCATCCGGCGCTGTGTTTGGGCAGGTGGTGCAAATCGCCGAGCAAACCCTGCACTACCCGCAAGAGGGGGCTGGTGAGTCGTTTGAACAGGCGCAACTGCAACGTGCCTTGCTTGAGGCAGACCAGGCGCTCGACACGCTGGGCCGCGAATTCAGTCAGGGCCCGCAAGCGCAGATCTTCAGTGCGCACCGGGAACTGCTGCAAGACCCAAGTCTGCTGGAGCACGCGAAGGCGTTGCTGGCATCGGGCAAAAGTGCAGCCTTCTCGTGGGCCGATGCGGTTGAGGTGAACGAAAAACTGTTCCGAAACATGGGCAACACGTTCCTCGCTGAAAGGGCTCAAGACCTGGCCGATGTCGGCCAGCGCGTGCTCAAGCTGATTCTGCGGGTTGAGGACACGATTCAAGCGCTGCCGGACAATGCCATCCTGATTGCCGACCAGCTCAGCCCGTCGCAAACAGCAGGGCTCGACACGGGCAAGGTGGTGGGCTTTGCCACCGTCGGTGGCGGCGCGACCAGTCACGTCGCGATTTTGGCGCGCGCCTTGGGCTTGCCCGCGATGTGCGGCTTGCCAGAGCGGGTTCTGTCGCTGGCCAGCGGCACCCCGGTGTTACTGGATGCTGAGCAGGGTGCGTTGCACGTGCGGCCGAGTGACTCGGCGATTGAACAGCTCACGGCCAAGCGCGAGCAACAGCGTCTGCGCCAACAGCGCGAGCTGGCGCAGGCGTCGTTGCGGGCCGATACCCGTGATGGACGTCACATTGAAGTGTCGGCCAACATTGCGTCACTGGCCGAGGCAGAGCAGGGCATGACACTCGGCGCGGAAGGTGTCGGTTTGTTGCGTTCGGAGTTCTTGTACCTGGAGCGCAGCAGCGCCCCCAGCCACGACGAACAAGTCGCCACTTACAGCGCCATTGCCCGGGCCGTGGGGCCTGAGTACAACCTGGTTGTGCGCACCCTGGATGTGGGGGGCGATAAACCGCTGGCTTACGTGCCGATGGAGCCTGAAGCCAACCCGTTTTTGGGCATGCGCGGGATTCGCTTGTGCCTGGAGCGCCCGCAGATGCTGCGTGAACAGTTCAGCGCGATTCTGGCCAGCGCCGACCTGACACGTCTGCACATCATGTTGCCGATGGTCACGCAGGTGTCTGAATTG
This window encodes:
- the treP gene encoding PTS system trehalose-specific EIIBC component — protein: MSHDYSKIASELLHSLGGADNLEQAAHCVTRLRLSLKDPSLVDSATLNQIDLVKGSFFTGGLYQVVIGPGEVEKVYAALREQTGLAAATIADVKQKGADKANALQRLVRVFSDVFMPILPALIIAGLLMGVNNLLGAKGMFIADKTLLDAYPSLDGVWSLINLMANTSFVFLPALVGWSAAKRFGGSEILGIVLGLMLVHPDLLNAWNYGKAVAGLDGQSLPYFNILGLFQIEKVGYQGQILPILMAAYVMSVIEKWLRARVPNAIQLLVVPITTIVITGVLALAIIGPVTRHLGILITEGVVMLFDLAPVLGGMIFGLLYAPLVITGMHHMFLAVDLQLISTHGGTFIWPMIVMSNIAQGSAALGVFYMSRNVRERSMASTSAVSAYFGITEPAMFGINLRYKFPFYAALIGSALGSIFLSLNKVQASAIGVGGLPGFISIIPQYIPMFVIGMLVALVVPFVLTCALSLKIIRPGYRVA
- the treC gene encoding alpha,alpha-phosphotrehalase yields the protein MQDWQRSVIYQIYPKSFYSHAGNATGDLLGVVDKLDYLQWLGVDYLWLTPFLRSPQRDNGYDISDYYAIDPSYGRMADCELLISEANARGIKLMLDIVVNHTSIEHEWFQQARSSLDNPYRDFYIWRDQPNNWESKFGGSAWEYEAQTGQYYLHLFDHTQADLNWDNPKVRAEVYKLMGFWRDKGVGGFRLDVINLISKPAHFPEDNTDGRRFYTDGPNVHEYLQEMHREVFAGHDLVSVGEMSSTRLEHCIRYSRPESQELSMTFNFHHLKVDYPNMQKWVRADFDFLELKRILSDWQVGMQAGGGWNALFWCNHDQPRAVSRFGDDGEFHVVSAKMLATALHCLQGTPYVYQGEEIGMTNPGFDRIEQYRDVETLNIYRLKREAGVSHDDCMAAIMQKSRDNSRTPMQWDHQPNAGFSTAEPWIGIPQNAEVINVEDQRNDPNSVLHHYRQLIALRRNEPLLSDGEYRQLLTEHSQVWAYVREGAGERLLVINNFYGAPCEIELPQDVITEGMTQRLLISNYNDCPQRTRRITLRPYESFALHLTTQ
- a CDS encoding carbohydrate porin, whose translation is MNTTLNRSLFTACVCLLAPLSANALEFAGYLRSGIGNSLEGGKQSCFKLPGAESKYRLGNECEQYAELELRQDVYNFDDGSVLSVDGMASLYNQYNRQLTFQGDNGSARLPQLYAQWSNLPSLNGGSVWAGRRYYKRNDIHISDFYYWNQSATGAGIEDVLIGGLKYSYALSRKDSLYQEDYVTRHDFNVAGFNTNPGGQLEFGLSYLEKPQRTDAHSGWAITAQHVQSDFLGGKNKLALQYGEGSGTGLGYTGNTQLDNSSKRYRVVEFFDWQVTPRFGGQIEAVYQKDFRPDGGNQEWLSLGVRPTYAITEQFKLVTELGHDQVKAADGTRKLSKFTFAPTWSPNGPSFWARPEVRLYYTYASWNAAAQRAANEFDAGSALSDSGAFGSARHGSNAGVQIEYWWK
- the ptsP gene encoding phosphoenolpyruvate--protein phosphotransferase; this translates as MVTSPQLELLAPLSGVLMPLDHVPDPVFSSRLMGDGLCIDPTSQVLCAPLAGVISNLQHTGHAVSITHATGVQVLLHIGLDTVNLGGQGFTALVKEGQQVAAGQALIEFDADYIAQHARSLLTLMLVVSGESFSPETGSSGVVECGQPVLRLGATEPQAAPLEVVSQGEALFSAAIALPNPNGLHARPAAVFAQAAKAFTATIGLHKHEQSINAKSLVAIMTLQTTHGDVVRVSATGADAEQAISVLSDLLLAGCGEAVTPVALARVEPEPVAALESPAEDDRLLRGICASSGAVFGQVVQIAEQTLHYPQEGAGESFEQAQLQRALLEADQALDTLGREFSQGPQAQIFSAHRELLQDPSLLEHAKALLASGKSAAFSWADAVEVNEKLFRNMGNTFLAERAQDLADVGQRVLKLILRVEDTIQALPDNAILIADQLSPSQTAGLDTGKVVGFATVGGGATSHVAILARALGLPAMCGLPERVLSLASGTPVLLDAEQGALHVRPSDSAIEQLTAKREQQRLRQQRELAQASLRADTRDGRHIEVSANIASLAEAEQGMTLGAEGVGLLRSEFLYLERSSAPSHDEQVATYSAIARAVGPEYNLVVRTLDVGGDKPLAYVPMEPEANPFLGMRGIRLCLERPQMLREQFSAILASADLTRLHIMLPMVTQVSELRLARQLLEEQAQRLGIQQLPKLGIMIEVPAAALMADLFAPEVDFFSIGTNDLTQYTLAMDRDHPRLASQADSFHPAVLRLIANTVKAAHAHGKWVGVCGALASESLAVPVLVGLGVDELSVSVPLIPAIKARVRELDYTACQSLAQQVLALESADQVRAALQQPQPAQAAPSLVLEN